A window of the Megalopta genalis isolate 19385.01 chromosome 2, iyMegGena1_principal, whole genome shotgun sequence genome harbors these coding sequences:
- the LOC117229698 gene encoding uncharacterized protein LOC117229698, whose translation MEVADAGGGYKRIRITALFLSVLLFGCFDYAAGGDCGLAELTCKDRHCVPIDAYCNGRDDCGDNSDEPPMCSPCNRTYHGREGRTYKLDLPRPAEERLPFLCHLTFTAAGQGYGELVQLLWDAFSVGRVDPNTDSFIASCPEGSLQLAELGRHFTGGSWCGAGEGKASYYSETSTVTASIRLFHAPPGVPFEFQLRYRFVARNEAVARLGKPDLPIERGSPVPGTYCSRNFYECHLKQCRLQSPNYPGEYPRNASCLITIRQKEVPTCKHAMISVKSTAPGPVGITTANSSLSVWQDCPPDKDRLIFHDGVRLEDPILLIYCGGPLPRITARGPTMQVEFRSSPIAIPLGASALRLELEIQVVYVDSDGLDYARDPQGCHFFVNETSKRSGILRAPLHALPPNSSCTWNIKGAAGDRVWIYFSSYSQRDLTGTVENNASSQSDVPCAVKLIFWDGIPNTALPMATLCDDTPKLCAHAALRNITRSTRPCTKEESYMTVAPTLTLRMETLLGTALHTVNFNAQYEFISTLQVGEPWGDGVCSRIWRKVRSGEVISPRDVRLFGRGGSLKLDCRYRIEAGTDERVRLTLHNVSLGEATVCTSEPDPHTGRPRCVQEMGSREARLVLYEAPWRDVRLPRACLCDNTSHLPLTHISSSRALEISFLIDQQAPHEDFETLFFYASFELVRVPECPRKQRVRGEGGELKFLSPPLSRPDIYCEGLPWLVEARDNRSLFVLTWGWFLPLEPPPASEQNEQTKCPTTNRVLLYSGWPPKLLKVVCPAEPGAREFTVHVFSEEWLGSTEEEGKWLGPPRPPALLLDFVARESGQAAASWLEISKSRAALRRQLRLPERGIENETLSPGDCPHRCPELSACIAASLWCDGRAHCPSGHDEANCGNGAKLLGLLPSEMWLVLAGVAGIIAAFACFFAVLISRSKARNKGLHYKGTKKSNRPRRAPTEETLLGAAS comes from the exons ATG GAGGTAGCTGATGCTGGAGGTGGTTACAAGCGAATTCGGATAACAGCCCTGTTTCTGTCGGTGCTTTTGTTCGGTTGCTTCGACTATGCAGCCGGAGGTGATTGCGGTCTGGCTGAGTTGACTTGCAAAGATCGACATTGCGTACCGATCGACGCTTACTGTAACGGGCGAGACGATTGCGGAGACAACAGCGATGAGCCACCAATGTGTTCACCATGCAATCGTACCTACCACGGCCGTGAAGGACGTACATACAAGCTAGATCTTCCAAGACCCGCCGAGGAACGTCTGCCGTTCCTTTGTCATTTGACGTTTACCGCTGCTGGCCAGGGGTACGGAGAATTGGTGCAGTTGTTGTGGGATGCGTTTAGCGTGGGTAGAGTAGATCCAAACACTGATAGCTTTATAGCAAGTTGCCCGGAGGGTTCGTTGCAATTAGCCGAGCTGGGCAGACATTTCACGGGTGGCTCTTGGTGCGGAGCAGGCGAGGGAAAAGCGTCTTATTACAGCGAGACCAGCACCGTAACAGCGTCCATACGGTTGTTTCATGCTCCTCCCGGCGTGCCGTTCGAGTTCCAGTTGCGGTATAGATTCGTAGCACGCAATGAAGCTGTCGCTAGATTAGGAAAACCAGATCTTCCAATTGAAAGAGGCTCCCCGGTGCCGGGCACGTACTGCTCTAGAAATTTTTACGAATGCCATTTGAAGCAGTGCCGACTGCAGAGCCCGAACTATCCCGGCGAGTATCCGAGAAATGCGAGCTGCTTGATCACCATAAGGCAGAAGGAGGTACCCACCTGCAAGCATGCCATGATTTCCGTGAAATCCACGGCGCCCGGTCCAGTCGGAATCACTACAGCCAATAGTTCTCTAAGCGTATGGCAGGATTGTCCACCGGACAAGGACCGCCTCATCTTCCACGACGGTGTTCGCCTAGAAGATCCGATTTTGTTGATCTACTGCGGAGGGCCTTTGCCTAGAATAACTGCCAGGGGCCCAACGATGCAGGTGGAGTTCCGGAGCTCCCCCATAGCCATTCCTCTGGGCGCGTCCGCTCTGCGGCTCGAGCTCGAGATTCAGGTAGTGTACGTTGACTCCGACGGGCTCGATTATGCCAGAGACCCTCAAGGCTGCCACTTTTTTGTAAACGAGACTAGCAAAAGAAGCGGCATACTGCGGGCGCCGCTTCACGCACTGCCACCAAACTCCAGTTGTACATGGAATATAAAAGGGGCCGCCGGAGACAGAGTGTGGATCTATTTTTCTTCTTACTCTCAGAGGGATTTGACGGGCACCGTAGAGAATAACGCCAGTTCTCAATCGGACGTGCCCTGCGCGGTGAAATTGATCTTCTGGGACGGGATACCGAACACCGCTTTACCAATGGCCACGCTTTGCGACGACACGCCTAAGCTGTGCGCGCACGCGGCTTTGAGAAACATCACCAGGAGTACACGGCCGTGCACCAAGGAAGAGAGCTACATGACGGTGGCACCGACTCTGACGCTGCGCATGGAGACGCTGTTAGGCACCGCTCTTCACACCGTTAATTTTAAT GCACAGTATGAATTTATATCGACTCTTCAAGTCGGCGAGCCTTGGGGGGACGGAGTCTGTAGCCGAATTTGGCGGAAAGTCCGAAGCGGGGAGGTAATATCGCCGCGGGACGTCCGGTTATTCGGCAGGGGCGGGTCCTTGAAGTTGGACTGCAGGTATCGGATAGAAGCAGGCACGGACGAGAGGGTGCGGCTGACCTTGCACAACGTCAGCCTCGGCGAGGCAACAGTCTGCACGAGCGAGCCGGACCCTCACACCGGTCGACCACGTTGTGTTCAGGAGATGGGCTCCAGAGAAGCTCGGCTGGTCTTATACGAGGCACCCTGGCGGGACGTTCGACTGCCCAGAGCTTGTCTCTGTGACAACACGTCACACCTTCCCCTGACTCACATCTCCTCCAGCCGAGCTCTTGAGATCTCGTTTCTGATCGACCAGCAGGCGCCGCACGAGGACTTCGAAACGCTTTTCTTTTACGCGAGCTTCGAGCTGGTCCGAGTGCCTGAGTGTCCCAGAAAGCAAAGAGTACGCGGAGAAG GAGGCGAGTTGAAGTTCTTGTCACCGCCGCTGTCGCGACCGGACATCTACTGCGAGGGACTCCCTTGGCTTGTGGAGGCTCGCGACAACAGGTCTCTGTTCGTCCTGACCTGGGGATGGTTCCTGCCTCTAGAACCACCCCCGGCGTCGGAGCAGAATGAGCAAACCAAGTGTCCAACGACCAATCGAGTTCTCCTCTACTCCGGATGGCCGCCCAAGCTGCTAAAGGTGGTGTGTCCTGCAGAACCAGGCGCCAGAGAGTTCACGGTTCACGTGTTCTCTGAAGAGTGGCTCGGGAGCACGGAAGAAGAGGGCAAGTGGCTTGGCCCGCCAAGACCACCTGCGCTTCTTCTGGACTTTGTCGCCAGGGAGTCCGGCCAGGCTGCGGCTTCGTGGCTGGAAATATCGAAGAGCAGAGCGGCCTTGCGTAGACAGCTGCGTCTACCCGAAAGGGGGATAGAGAACGAGACTTTGTCGCCTGGAGACTGTCCTCACAGGTGTCCCGAGCTGAGCGCTTGCATTGCTGCGAGTCTCTGGTGCGATGGACGAGCGCATTGCCCATCCGGACACGACGAAGCAAATTGCGGTAACGGTGCGAAGCTCCTCGGGCTGCTCCCATCGGAAATGTGGCTGGTGTTGGCTGGTGTCGCAGGAATCATCGCTGCCTTCGCGTGCTTCTTTGCTGTGCTGATCAGCAG GTCGAAAGCACGCAACAAGGGTCTTCATTACAAGGGTACAAAGAAAAGCAATAGACCGAGACGCGCGCCTACAGAAGAGACGCTGCTCGGAGCAGCCTCCTGA